Proteins encoded in a region of the Mucilaginibacter sabulilitoris genome:
- a CDS encoding RNA recognition motif domain-containing protein, translating into MAKLFIVGFPKDMEEIELVEMFSVYGIVNTVTIVTDKESGVSKGYGFITMMDQSGADRAIAAMDGVEIDDRKISVRIADDKKTTGKEAAKGPFQKPLPRSQHFAARGGLQEPPKKKRPRRS; encoded by the coding sequence ATGGCAAAACTATTTATCGTTGGGTTTCCAAAGGATATGGAAGAGATTGAACTAGTCGAAATGTTCAGTGTGTATGGTATTGTCAATACCGTAACGATTGTCACAGACAAAGAGAGCGGTGTCAGTAAGGGTTATGGTTTTATAACCATGATGGACCAGTCCGGTGCTGACCGGGCGATTGCGGCAATGGATGGCGTGGAAATCGATGATCGCAAAATTAGTGTCCGTATCGCTGATGATAAAAAAACGACCGGAAAGGAAGCGGCGAAGGGCCCTTTTCAGAAGCCATTACCACGTAGTCAGCATTTCGCGGCGCGTGGGGGCCTGCAGGAACCCCCAAAAAAGAAACGCCCAAGACGATCATGA